The Reichenbachiella carrageenanivorans region GAAAACAATTACTACTACGATGGTGGCGCTCATTGCGTCACTCACTTTTGCACTGGCCCAATCTGGCTCTCCCTATGAGATCGTCAGGTTAAACAACAGTCAACCGATTATCACACAGCAAATGTTTACAGATGTGGGAGCTACAGTTGAGGGGGAAAATATAAACGGCCCATCCCTCATCCGTATACCTAGCTGGATTGCTCCAGCCAATCGCGCGCACACTACGGCACAGTACTACTTATATTTCGCACATCATTCGGACGACTATATACGTATGGCTTGGGCCGCCAATATCGAAGGTCCTTGGCACCTTTATCAAACAGGTACAGGTGTAGCCATTGGCGACAGAGGTGTGCTAGACCACGGGGGTAGCTATATCTACTTAGACAATGACATCTCTATCGAAGACAATCACTTGGCCTCGCCAGATGTCCATGTAGATGACGTGAACCAACAAATCATCATGTATTTCCATACTGGATCTTCCACTTTCGTAGATGGTGTAGAAGTAAACAAGCAACTAACCTATGTCTCTACTTCGCCTTATGGGTTGGAGTTTTATGACAACATAGAACCTGTATTTCTTGGCAGCTCTTATTTCAGAGTGTTTGAGTACGATGGCGAAATATATGCCTTAGACAATGGTGCTAAAATATACAGAGCGCTAGATGCATCCGATCCATGGGCACCGCCTGTAGGGTTTGATTTTACTGATGGACTTTGGGACATAAGCCCCAACCATCCTTTTCAAGAAGACATTCTAAACATTGATGGGTTGTCGTCTAGTGTGCTACGTGTCAGGCATACGGGCGTCAGGGTAGTGGGTGACGAACTACAGATATTTTATTCGCGTAGAGGAGAAGAAGGCGAAAGAATACAAATGTCTACGATCGACATGAGTGCTGATGATTGGGAAGACTGGGATTCTTCGTACCCTCCGATCGAACTCATGGCAGCTAACCCTGGCTGGGAAGGCGGTCAGTATGAGTTGCTCAACTCTGAAACCTCCAACGCACCAGAAAATGTGAATCAAATGCGAGATCCTGATGTATTTGAAGATACAGATGGCAAATTATACCTCGTATATACAGGCCAAGGTGAAGATGCCCTCGGCATCGCTCGACTATACGAAGCTCCTACACCTAATCTAACGCTGACTCCGATTATGGATGCACATGTGAAAGGTGGCTCCTCTAGCAATGTGAACTATGGAACAGCTGTAGAATTAGAAGTCAAACAAAATAATGATGAAGATTTCTTTAGAAAAATCTACATGAAGTTTGATTTGAGCAGTGTAACTGCTGTAGAGCATGCTGTGGTAAGGCTATATACCAACTCTACAGCCTCTCGACCCGTCACGGTCTACGAAACCGACAACACCTGGACAGAATCTGGAGTCACATGGAGCAATGCTCCTGCTATCGGAGAAGCTATCACTACTACTCAGATAGGAAGCAGCAATCAGTACTACGAATGGAACATATCTGAGTATGCTCAAAGCAAGGTGGGCGATAGCGTAAGTCTGGTATTCTATATGGAGTCTATAAACAATTCTACTATGAAATTCAGTAGCAGTGAAGGAGCCAATACTCCACAACTGGAATTGGTAACAGTAGCAGCTTCAGTACCCGATGCACCTACTGGCCTTAGTGCCTTTGTGATTGGATCCGACGAAATCGAATTGAGCTGGACTGACAATTCATTCAATGAAAATGGCTATAAACTAGAAAGAAAAGTAGGTGCGGGTGCTTATACTCAAATAGCAGACCTAGGAAGCAATACCACCTCCTACAATGACAATAGCCTGTCCAGCGCTACTGCATATACCTACAGAGTACGTGCATATAATGCTACTGGCAATTCTAGCTATTCGAATGTAATCTCGGCAACTACTTTGAGTACTACTACGACCTATACTTATAACCCAGACGACGATGCATACATCAGAGGCGGATCTAGTGCGGGTATAAACTATGGATCGGATGCAGAATTGGTTATCAAGCAAGGAAGCAACGCAAGCTTTTTCCGCAAGAGTTTACTCAAGTTTGATTTGAGCAGTGAATCTTTAAGTAGCGTCACACAGGCCACCTTAAGAATATATGCCACCAGTGCGCAATCCATAGATATCGCAGCCTATGAACTTGGCGACAGCTGGTCAGAATCTTCCGTAACTTGGAATAGCGCACCGTCTGACGGCACAAGTATTGATACCGTTACCCTTTCTGTTGATGATGTGTACTACGAGCTAGATGTAACGGATTATGTAGTGGCACAATTGGCTGGAGACGAAGTGATTTCATTTGGACTATGGGACTTGAATGCAGACAACAAAACAGTGGAGTTCAACAGTAAAGAAGCAGGGAGCAATATTCCCGAGCTGGTCATTGAAACAAGTGCTGGGTCAAGAACAGCTTCTGGTTCTACAGCTGCGCTGAACGATCCAAACACGCTCGCCATCAGCATCTACCCTAACCCTTTGAATCAAGGGGTACTATCTATAGACCTACCACATACTGATGGGATGGTTGACATTGTTATTAGTGATTTGCAAGGCAAAAAAATCTATCACAATCAAGTAGAAAATCAAGGTTCTATTAAAATAGATACGAATACCTGGTTGACCAAAGGATTGTATGTGATTGCCATTAAAATCGAAGGCGTTACCACACAATCTAAGTTGATTGTCCGCTAAAAAGACTTGATGTTGGTTTAATTAGATGTGTACGGAGAACAACACGTTCTCCGTACACTCATTCGCCAAAATAGTAACATCCATCGGGGCATATTGATACATGATACAACTCATTGTATCGACAGCGTGGTATAAATACAACACTGACCCACTTTCTATTGAAGGATCCCATGCTAACATACAAGTATGTAAATGGGCATCTTTTCATACGGCTACTAATCGAACTTCCATCTAGCAAATTCGAGCAGAACAATATGAAATAGGTGCACGACAAACCGAGCCTTGATACTACAATAATTACAAACGCTAAAAACGAATGAAGATGAAGAAAATTTCTACCATGATCATGGTGCTCTTAGCATCGGCCAGCATGACACTGGCGCAAACGACCTCTCCCTATGAGGTCATCCGATTAAATAACAACCAACCGATCATTACACAGCAGATGTTTACTGATCTGGGCGCGGAAACTGAGGGAGAAAACATCAATGGCCCATCTATTATACGTGTACCTGACTGGATAGACCCAGCCAATCGCGCGCACCCTACCGCCAATTACTATGTATACTTTGCCCATCACTCCGACGACTATGTGCGTATGGCATGGGCTGCCAATATAGAGGGCCCTTATCACTTGTACCAGACAGGTGCAGGCGTGCCCGTGGGTGATAGAGGCGTGCTCGACCATGGAGGCAAATTCATCGATCTAGACAACGGCATCTCTATCGAAGACAATCACTTGGCCTCACCAGATGTACATGTGGATAACGTAAACCAACGTATCATCATGTATTTCCACACGGGCTCTTCCACTTTTGTAAATGGTATAGAGCTAAACGATCAGGTAACCTATGTCTCTTACTCTCCTTATGGACTAGAGTTTTATGACAATATACAGCCCGTATTTCTTGGGAGTTCTTACTTCAGAGTATTCGAATACGACGGTGAAATGTATGCCCTAGACAATGGCGCTAAGTTTTACCAAGCACTGGATCCAGCCGATCCTTGGACTGCTCCTGATGGGTGGGATTATACCAATAGCCTTTGGGATATCAGAACCGATCACCCTTTCCAAGACGACATTCTAAATATTGATGGGTTATCATCTGCTGATCTACGAGTAAGACACACAGGTGTGAGAGTAGTAGGCGACGAACTACAAGTATTCTATACCCGACGAGGCGAGATCAACGAAAGAGTACAAATGTCGACTGTAGACATGAGTGCAGGTGATTGGACCACATGGGACACTTCTTATCCTCCTATCGAAATCATGGCATCGAATCCAGGATGGGAAGGCGGAGAGCACGAAAAGCTCAACTCTGAAACTTCTGATGCACCAGAGGATGTAAACCAACTGCGTGATCCAGATGTATTTGAAGACACAGATGGCAAAGTATATATGGTCTATGCTGGTGAGGGAGAAAATGCCCTAGGTATCGTTCGACTATACGAAACACCTACCCCTAATCAGACACTGACCGCTACGATGGATGCGCATGTGAGAGCTGGAACTAATGCCGACGCCATGTATGGAACGGAAGCAGAAATGGAAGTCAAAAATACGCCAAGTGTTACGAGTAATATCAGACAGGTATTCATAAAGTTTGACTTGAGCAGTGTAGATGCCGTAGAGCATGCTGCAGTCAAATTATACACCAATTCTACAAAATCACTACCTGTCACTGCCTATGCCACTGACAACAGCTGGGACGAAAGTACTATCACTTGGAATACGGCACCAGCAGTAGGCGAAGCCATCACGACTACCCAAGTAGGTGAAGCCAATGCCTACTATTCATGGAACATTTCAGAATATGCAAAAAGTAAAGTAGGCGGTGAGATCAGCCTTGTGATTTATCTCCCTGCTGAAGATGGTATTACACTAAAACTGAGCAGTAAAGAGGGTGCTAATGCACCACAGTTGGAATTAGTAACTACTACCGCGGCTGTACCTGCAGACCCAAGTGGATTGAGCGCCTATGCTACTTCTGATGAGGCCATTCAGCTGAGCTGGACAGACAATGCCAACAACGAAACTGGCTATAAAGTAGAAAGAAAAGAAGGTGCAGGTTCGTTTGCAGAGATTGCAGATCTAGGGGCCAATGTATCTCACTACCTCGACGCTGGTCTACCTAGCGAAACGGCTTATACCTACAGAGTAATTGCTTACAATGCAACTGGCAACTCTAGTTATTCAAGCGCAGTAGCTGCTAGCACCTTGAAAACTGTGGTGAGTTTGACTTACGCACCTTCTGACGACGCCTTTGTCAAAGGAGGTGCAAGTGCAGATACAAACTTTGGCACAGATGCAGAGATAGAAATCAAGCTGGGAGAAAATCCAGATTTTTTCCGAAAAGGTCTAGTCAAATTTGATTTGACAGAAGAGGATTTAGGCAATAATATTGAAAAGGCCACTTTAAGGCTATATGCACTCAATTCTGCATCATTGGATCTTTCTTTTTATGGTCTTGAAGATAACTGGGACGAGACTACCGTCACTTGGAACAACGTACCCACAGAAGGTGATCTCATCAACGTAATATCACTCGCTGGCAGGTTTGTATACTACGAAGTAGACGTGACCGATTATGTCATGGATCAATTAGGCATAGACAGTTTAATTTCTATTGGATTTGGGGATCTAGCGGCCACCAACGTTACTATGGGATTGAACGCTAAAGAAGCAGGAACGAACATGCCTGAATTGGTACTTATCGCTGGTGACCCATTAGTCCCCGCAGACCCTACCACACTCAGTGCACATGTAGCATCAGATACTGAGATACAGTTGAGTTGGGCAGACAATACCAACAACGAATTAGGTTACAAAATAGAGAGAAAAGAAGGAAGTGGCTCTTTTGTAGAATTAGCTGATTTAGACCCTAATACAACTCAGTATGCAGATCTATCGCTGACCAGCAGTACTGAATATACCTATAGAGTGGTCGCTTACAACAATACGGGCAACTCTAGTTACACTAGCGAAGTAAGTGCCACTACACTCACCTCTGGTGCCTCAGTACCTGCAGATCCTACTGTACTAGCTGCAGCAGTAGTAAGCGCTACTGAAATAACATTGACATGGACAGACAATGCCATTGATGAAGACGGTTACAAAGTAGAAAGAAAAGAAGGGGAAGGAGACTTTACCGTAATCACTACTCTGGCGGCTGATGTGGTGTCATTCGACGACACAGGACTGAGTAGCGAAACCGAATACACCTACCGGGTAGTTGCCTTCAATACTACTGGCGACTCTAACTACTCGAATGAAAGTGCTGCAACCACTTTGGAGCCAGTACCTGCAACACCTACAGTACTCAGTGCACCTGTGGTCATAGACAATGAAGTAGAGCTAACCTGGACAGACAATGCCAACAACGAAACGGGCTATAAAATAGAAAGAAAAGAAGGGGGAGGAGCATTTGCTGAAATAGTAGATCTAGGCCCCGATGCTTCTGAATACACTGATGCTGGTTTGACTAGTGAAACGGCTTATACCTACCGGGTGATCGCCTACAATGGCACAGGAAACTCTAACTACTCCAATGAAGTAACTGCGACTACACTAGCCGCCATTGTTAGAGTTACTTTAAACCCTGATGCGGACACCTTTATCAAAGGTGGCACCAATTCAGCTTTAAACTTTGGCACTGATGCTGTTCTTGAACTGAAACAAGGAGGTAATACAGATTTTTTCCGCAAGATCATGATCAAATTTGACCTGAGCGATGCCACCTATAGCGATGTAGCATCAGCTACGCTTAGGATATATGCCTCCAAAGCAGGTCCGATGACCATGACTGCTTATGAACTGGACGACAACTGGGCAGAATCTACAGTAACCTGGGACACTGCTCCTTCTGACGGAAATTTCATCACCAATACTGCCGTAGAGGCTGAGGAGGTCTACTACGAACTAGATGTAACAGACTATGTGGCGGCACAATTGGCTGGTGACGGTGTAGTTTCAATTGGCCTTTGGGATCTAGCTGCTGGCAACGAAACCATAGAATTCAACAGTAAAGAAGCTAAAAGCAATCTGCCTGAGCTATTGATCGTGCCTCTAGAAGGTGAAGGTGAAGGCGAAGGTGAAGGTGAAGGCGAAGGTGAAGGTGAAGGCGAAGGTGAAGGTGAAGGCGAAGGTGAAGGTGAAGGCGAAGTCACTGCTATCGGAGACCCAAACCAACAAGCCATTTCCATCTACCCTAATCCATTGACTCATGGTATACTATCGATTGATTTGCCTCAAGCAAAAGGCATGGTAGATATCGCAATTACCGATTTGCAAGGCAAAATGATTTATCAAAACCAATTGCAAAATCAAGGTACAATCCAACTAAATACAAGTGCTTGGTTGACTAAGGGATTGTATATCATTTCAATTAAGACAGATAAAGCTACCTCACAATCAAAATTGATCGTGCGGTAAAGAATAATCGGTGTTGGTTTAAATAGATGTGTGTGGAGAACGTGCAGTTTTCCACACACTCATTTCCAAACATCAAAATTTATAACAAAACCTAAACCTACAAGACGCTCAAAACCGACAAACCATCTATTCTCACTAAAGACATAAAACAGAAGTAGTATTAAAAAAAATTACGCAATGAAAACAATCATTCAAACAAGCATTTTGTTGTGCCTGCTTACACTGGTCTCTAGACACAGTATGGCTGACGACCCTCTACCCAACATCATAGTGATCATTACCGATCAGCACACAGGAAAAATCATGACACAGCGAGGGTACAATCATATTACGACTCCTGGCATCGACAAACTGGCCGCCGAAGGTACGCTCTTTACGAAAAGCTACGTCACGTATCCTGTTTGTACTTTTTCACGAAAATCCATGATTACAGGACTCATGCCTCACAAGCTCGATGATGTTACCGTAGCTACATCCGTTGGTAAAACCATGAAAGATGCAGGCTACGACACTGGATACTTCGGCAAATGGCACGTGGGCACCACCAAATTAGATGAAATCGAAGCGTGGCATGGATTTGATTCGTACTACGAAAACTACTACGATAGTACCATAT contains the following coding sequences:
- a CDS encoding CBM96 family carbohydrate-binding protein gives rise to the protein MKTITTTMVALIASLTFALAQSGSPYEIVRLNNSQPIITQQMFTDVGATVEGENINGPSLIRIPSWIAPANRAHTTAQYYLYFAHHSDDYIRMAWAANIEGPWHLYQTGTGVAIGDRGVLDHGGSYIYLDNDISIEDNHLASPDVHVDDVNQQIIMYFHTGSSTFVDGVEVNKQLTYVSTSPYGLEFYDNIEPVFLGSSYFRVFEYDGEIYALDNGAKIYRALDASDPWAPPVGFDFTDGLWDISPNHPFQEDILNIDGLSSSVLRVRHTGVRVVGDELQIFYSRRGEEGERIQMSTIDMSADDWEDWDSSYPPIELMAANPGWEGGQYELLNSETSNAPENVNQMRDPDVFEDTDGKLYLVYTGQGEDALGIARLYEAPTPNLTLTPIMDAHVKGGSSSNVNYGTAVELEVKQNNDEDFFRKIYMKFDLSSVTAVEHAVVRLYTNSTASRPVTVYETDNTWTESGVTWSNAPAIGEAITTTQIGSSNQYYEWNISEYAQSKVGDSVSLVFYMESINNSTMKFSSSEGANTPQLELVTVAASVPDAPTGLSAFVIGSDEIELSWTDNSFNENGYKLERKVGAGAYTQIADLGSNTTSYNDNSLSSATAYTYRVRAYNATGNSSYSNVISATTLSTTTTYTYNPDDDAYIRGGSSAGINYGSDAELVIKQGSNASFFRKSLLKFDLSSESLSSVTQATLRIYATSAQSIDIAAYELGDSWSESSVTWNSAPSDGTSIDTVTLSVDDVYYELDVTDYVVAQLAGDEVISFGLWDLNADNKTVEFNSKEAGSNIPELVIETSAGSRTASGSTAALNDPNTLAISIYPNPLNQGVLSIDLPHTDGMVDIVISDLQGKKIYHNQVENQGSIKIDTNTWLTKGLYVIAIKIEGVTTQSKLIVR
- a CDS encoding CBM96 family carbohydrate-binding protein codes for the protein MKKISTMIMVLLASASMTLAQTTSPYEVIRLNNNQPIITQQMFTDLGAETEGENINGPSIIRVPDWIDPANRAHPTANYYVYFAHHSDDYVRMAWAANIEGPYHLYQTGAGVPVGDRGVLDHGGKFIDLDNGISIEDNHLASPDVHVDNVNQRIIMYFHTGSSTFVNGIELNDQVTYVSYSPYGLEFYDNIQPVFLGSSYFRVFEYDGEMYALDNGAKFYQALDPADPWTAPDGWDYTNSLWDIRTDHPFQDDILNIDGLSSADLRVRHTGVRVVGDELQVFYTRRGEINERVQMSTVDMSAGDWTTWDTSYPPIEIMASNPGWEGGEHEKLNSETSDAPEDVNQLRDPDVFEDTDGKVYMVYAGEGENALGIVRLYETPTPNQTLTATMDAHVRAGTNADAMYGTEAEMEVKNTPSVTSNIRQVFIKFDLSSVDAVEHAAVKLYTNSTKSLPVTAYATDNSWDESTITWNTAPAVGEAITTTQVGEANAYYSWNISEYAKSKVGGEISLVIYLPAEDGITLKLSSKEGANAPQLELVTTTAAVPADPSGLSAYATSDEAIQLSWTDNANNETGYKVERKEGAGSFAEIADLGANVSHYLDAGLPSETAYTYRVIAYNATGNSSYSSAVAASTLKTVVSLTYAPSDDAFVKGGASADTNFGTDAEIEIKLGENPDFFRKGLVKFDLTEEDLGNNIEKATLRLYALNSASLDLSFYGLEDNWDETTVTWNNVPTEGDLINVISLAGRFVYYEVDVTDYVMDQLGIDSLISIGFGDLAATNVTMGLNAKEAGTNMPELVLIAGDPLVPADPTTLSAHVASDTEIQLSWADNTNNELGYKIERKEGSGSFVELADLDPNTTQYADLSLTSSTEYTYRVVAYNNTGNSSYTSEVSATTLTSGASVPADPTVLAAAVVSATEITLTWTDNAIDEDGYKVERKEGEGDFTVITTLAADVVSFDDTGLSSETEYTYRVVAFNTTGDSNYSNESAATTLEPVPATPTVLSAPVVIDNEVELTWTDNANNETGYKIERKEGGGAFAEIVDLGPDASEYTDAGLTSETAYTYRVIAYNGTGNSNYSNEVTATTLAAIVRVTLNPDADTFIKGGTNSALNFGTDAVLELKQGGNTDFFRKIMIKFDLSDATYSDVASATLRIYASKAGPMTMTAYELDDNWAESTVTWDTAPSDGNFITNTAVEAEEVYYELDVTDYVAAQLAGDGVVSIGLWDLAAGNETIEFNSKEAKSNLPELLIVPLEGEGEGEGEGEGEGEGEGEGEGEGEGEGEGEVTAIGDPNQQAISIYPNPLTHGILSIDLPQAKGMVDIAITDLQGKMIYQNQLQNQGTIQLNTSAWLTKGLYIISIKTDKATSQSKLIVR